catctctgacattgggtagccagtattagatctccgaactgctcaaatacctcacattgctttgacactcctgagagtgccttaacaatgcgagcaaACGGCTGgctttaatttagaaaacagAATAAAGAAGACAAAAcacgttttattttgttttacacaGTATTAAACTAACACACAATTATCAAATGTGTGAGATTTCAATTCAtctttgctttaaaattcactaaaaaatgaactgcagatttatgaaaaacatattcaaatttcacatCCCTTTTAATTGTAATGATATTCAGCCAAAGGTTTAAGTAGCCACTCACCTCTGCCACCCAGTCAGAATGATCCCTTGAAATTGAACACCGTAATTCTTTTGCGCATTACTAGCAACTTGGGCCCACGATCTGTGGTTTTCCAAATGATAGAGAATGTCGGGGACATCTTGATCAGCACCGGTTGCACCCTGGAATAATGAAAGCGGTGTGAAAACTTCCCAAAACGATTATTTTACTCATTCTTACTTTAAACGCTGACGCAGCGTAGACTGGAGTGAGTTTGGCGTCAGAAAGTTTGCTCCAGAACTCGGGGGGCAAGTACTGGGCGACATCGTTGGTATACTTCCATACCACAGGGGTCACGAGGTCAGGCAGGCCCCACGAGCTGAGCTGCTCTGGCGTGGCCTTGCGTAGCTCGTCATCCCAGACTAGCGGCTTGACACCTCTCGCGGCCACCACACCCGCGATGCGTGACACGTGGCTCAGGAAGAGGTCAATTTTGCTCCAGTGCTCCTGGCCCATCACAGACACGCAACGAGGGCAGTCTCCAAGTTGGTAAACCTAAGTTATTCATTTTATCATCTTTTACATCCAATccgctcaatttaaaaaaaaatttccacaaattttaattaaaattttcaatatttcattcagGAAATTGTTGCAACATTGctggtgaaattaattttctcaatttttggggaaaaatgattcaattgataaaaatcaaactcttCAATTTAAACTGGGATTTTCAGTCAACCAGTTACTAATTCAAATGCAATAAATGagcataatttttgcaataccATTCTTGCAACTTAAAACTAACTTTCGGAGTTGAAATAATGTCTAAAATTCCTTCAAAACGAAACTCGGGAATTGGGCAAAACTACCTTGGACAGTCTTGAGCGACCTTATTCAAGTGATTTATTACTTaaggaaaataatgtttctatTATTAGAACAGCCATAGAGTTCCTGAAATAATTAGTCTAACACTTATTGAACTCTAAATTATTAATGGCGCATttcttcataaatttttttataaatttgactaGCTATCacatggaatttaaattttagactcACTTCATCGCATCCAATGTGAAGTTTTTTGGTGTGTGGATGCAGCTGCAAAACTTGATCCACCATTGCAGTCAAAAGCGGAAAGGTTTTGTTGTGTGAAGGGCAGATAGCTTGTGGATAACGATAATTTTCCctgaaggaaataattttcatagttGAAGACGTTTTGACAATGCTGAAAACCTTTACCTAAGTTTGCTATGAGGTCGAAGTTTAAGAAGAAATTCCAGGTGGCCGAAAGTCTGAACAAGTGGAATGACCTCTAGCCTGTTTTTCTCAGCCAAATTCACGATTTCTCTGATATCGGCCTGAGAATAGCAGTTAAAGGCTGGCACGTCGGCCAAAACACCAGTGTAGGGAAACATGTCTTCATATTCTATGAGTAAGCCCGTCGCACCCAACCTCCTTAACAACGGAAACAGTTCAGCAAAGTACGATACTCTAGGAGGTgcaccctgaaattttcaagtattttgCCATTATGAGATCTgatatttgagaaaatctgACGAAACTCAGTCAGGAatcacgtttaaaatttaaaaatgaataattgcaacagtcaaatgaaaaatttgacatcatgaattttatataaaacaaatatatggCTCAATATGAAAAGTCTATACATGgcatgaaaaattgttcaataatCAGTAACACACATCAGACAGGATGTTATTTATAGCCCAAGCTCAACTGTAAATCTTTctgattattaaataatgtaGAAACCCTTGTACAACCGTGCCCTTAAAAAGCAATCATCTGACtgagctgattttttgttcCATATAGCAGCTTGCCTTTAAATCCAAGTGCACAATCCTCTGAGTGCCTAGAGCGTCAACAGAAAATGAAGGATCATAATTGGCATCTAAGTGACCTCGTCTTGCAGACTCCAGGAAAACTTCCCCAATATAATTTGAAGAGTGATCATTGCTACTTGCGAATGCCTGACCGCTCTGAAAACCAGAAATTCCaataaaacaacaatatttgagcaaaattaaaattggccgTAATGACAAACCATGTTTTCTCGGTCAATCAGATTTTGGTCACTTGAGAGGCGATAAACGACGAGGACAAGAGCCACACAGGCAATCGCGAACAAGGTGAAATGGATCCGCGGTCTGCACCTGAACAGATGACATTTTTTCCCGAGCTTGTCGATCATGATTGGTAAGTTTGCTCTGCCTGAAAAATGTACTGTGCTTTAGCACACAATCGAACtggagtaaaataatttaaacaggGAACAGGAAACGATACAAATTATAATGAGTTTTGGAAATTAGGAGCGAGCgtgtggaaaaaattaattctattgATTTCACTCACGTTTTAGCTTTCACGCGAAACTCGAGCTTGATCCCAGTTTTGCAAgcatttttcgtttcaaagaaaacaatttctcGGCCAATCGGCTGCAATTCGGCCAGGGAACCAATTTTCCCGCAGGTCGACGGACGATAgagaataataaacaaaattattgacgTCACACCCACTTTGCACGACTTTACCAACATAATTTACTCCAGATAAAATACCTGAGACTCCACATCATCAAAATAAttcgataaaataatttcaaatacacgaatttaagttattaaatatttaagcaagtataaattttaaaattatgatgaaTTCTAAAGAGGAGGGtgaagtattaatttttcttatgttGGTAATATTTGTTAAAGGACCAGCCGTCCCAGGCAGAGGGCTGACTGGAGAGCACAATAATAGAGGCTAAAGGCAGCAGACGTGCCGGCCCGAGGTCTGACTGTAGGTGACGGCAGTACAACATCAGTAATAAAGGTAATAAATTGGAATCGTAAGGTTAAGTGAGAGGGACAGTTTTCTAATGATTGAGCTCTTTTAATCTTCAATTTATCCGTGATTTTATGAAACTATTTATCGATTACTGGGAAAGAGCTTTTGTGTATCATAGATACAGATTTTGaacgtgaattaaaaaatgcaggatGTGTGTGTTCTATAATAGAGGATTTATAATGTGGGGGAGCTCGGCATCAGCAATTTCGCCTCATGCATCActcttgtttaattttaacactgAATTGTTTTAGCAGGCTGACAACGTCAATGAAAGATGGCTTCATACGGTACAGAGGAGAATGCCCAGCTAAGGGAGAGACTGCAAGCACAATGTGATCGGTTGTGCCAAGAACTCAATGAATTGGAGGAATATAAGTAAGTAGTATGACatgcgtttaaaattaaaaaaaaaaatgtcaaattccACTTTCAGTttgaaagcttttaaattgattcattgaaccttttcaaataaaatatattgatacGTCAGAAAATAACAActgtttttttcattaaaatattgttatgcAGTTAGTGATAGATTagaaattatcaaaagagtttttaaaatcagagggtgctcacaaaattttgtgttttttaggGACGATCTTAACCCAGAGGAGTACAATGAATGCAAACAAGACACAACAGAGCAGTTGAAAGAGCTGCATGAAACTCTTGAAAAGTTGATTGCTGGGGATATGACTCTTGTCGACGGGTTTGGTGAAATAcaattggtaaaaataatactgacaatgagatatGCTTGTCACCTTATATTCCCTTGGTATGTCACCTCAATTTTAAGCCGGAACCGGCCGGAACATTGAGAGTGAGAGTACACATGAGGTGACAAGCTTATCTCAGACCCATCCATTGTGCCCAGAGGCCAGAAATTATAGCAACACAGTTATATAAACTATCATTAATCATTACAGTCCATCAAAGAGGCGATTTTGAAAGCTTGTCCTTCATCAGCCTTGAAAGAACAGAGGAAAGACAAAACTGATTTGAGATCCAGGCTAGCTGCTTTGGAAAAAGATGCGAAGAACGGCAGGATAACAGAAAATGAATGCCACCTTCTAAAAGTAAAAGTGGAATTGGTGGTCTCTAAGAAACAGCATTAAACTTTGCATTATTCAGGAGGAAATCCTGCAAGCTATCATTCAGTCTGGTGAAACCATCACAtcagaggagaaaaaattcctCAGCCAATTGAGTGCCAAAAATTCGCGATTTGTTGAAGTAACTGATCACTCAGGTAAGCTTTGAAATATGAGAACTATTAGAAAgcttatcaaaaattttaggaCTTTCTGAGCAAGCAATCGAGTCAGCatcatcaaatttatattctttcAAGAAGTAGCATCATTTTGGACaacgttaattttaattatatgacCATATAATTCATTAGCagagcacaaaaaaatcattatttcaaaatttcactgctgaatttaataattatttgcatattttacacaaaatgcATTTCGGACCGTCTCTCATACTGTAAATTCCGTAAATTCAACTTATTTGTCAGGATATTTTCCTGTGTCTGTGCTAATTTATTCTGGATATTATATTTGTGGCAGTCGGTAGGTCCAAccatcaaaaatataaaaaataaattagggaTAGCAAACACTCATATTTAAGGAGCTATCAAAGTAAATGACgcaatttatgtattttttgtcgTAACTTTACATGCATTCATAAGAATCCATTAAGGCATCTTACATCACAaataattggttcaaattcgATTAAGACATAAAGAACACtacaacttaaaaattttaaattttcaaaaatggaaGGTTAAATACAGTCCCACTGTGGCTGCTGCGCAGTCTTAAATTGGTACACCTTGGTTATGAccagaaatattaatttaagttatGACACCCTAGCTAATTTTgaagttgtaattttttattgatgaaaTTGTTGGCTGGTGGACTGGAGGAGCCGCTAAGGACGTTTAACACTAACATTCTGACTGTATTCAGAGTGGGTGCATGATTCCATCAAATATGTATAGTAAAAGTTACTGTGAGAGGGCTCTTGGGGGTTCcatgcatttacaaaaaaaatgtgaatcaTTTTCTTGTGACATTTGCAGGTAACCAGGGGGTTGGCCTAAGAAactaatgtatttttattcttgtatTGGAGCTTgatcataaataatattcactTATTTCCAGTATAAAacattcgatttttatttagccaTATCAAAATGTGCTATTTTTCAACTTAGATCTGCAGTCATTTCAAGTTTTCATTGCAGCCGCAAGGTATCATTTATATAAGTGCAGCTGCGGCGCTCCCCTGATTGTGTTAAAATTCCATAACCGTATGTGGCAACTGCAGATTAAAGGCCGGCCAGGTTGAGAGGCAGCTTCAGCAACCGGAGAGAAAAATGCAGACTGCCAGCCAGCGCCTAATGCGCCGTGGTTGTGAATGGCCGAAGTTTCGTGCCGCAATAATAATGCCTCATTGGTCGGGCTGGATTCGCCGTGCCGCTTCTTTTTATGTGCggcgagtgagtgtgtgtagcGGCGGCGTGCActaaaaaacacaacaaagCCGGAGAAGAGCAAGAGCAGGCGACCGCTccaaaggagagagagagagaaaaaaaggaaaggaaTCTGCCGGCTCTCGGCAGTCTCGGCGAGTAAGTTAGTCTGATCTCCACGTGAGAGGAGAGATGCTGCGTCCAGATCGGTGtcgcaaatttgaaaattatatatccCGCGACACGAGGACTTTATTCATTCGGCGCCGTGCGTGAGCAGTTCCCCTGCTTTTCTGATTGTAAGCGATTACGAGTGAGTGATATATACACGGCGAGAGCAAACCGGCCCCTCGAAAGAAAGATCAGCGGGCAGACGCGAGAAgagccgcagcagcagtggcTTCAGTCGCCGGCTGTATTTGGTGAGAAGATGATGTTGATGCAGTCGCTGGTGCGAGGACGAGTTGGCTAAAAGGACGTGATCGTGCACATTTCTCCTTCTTCAGCACCGACTGACAGACCGACACACCGCTGAATATGGTGAGTTTGTTGTCGCAAATCATTAGAGCGCCTCTGCTGGAATCACATTATCATACACATGCATGATGTGCTGGTGCCAATTTTCCCACCTGTGAAATCGAGCCGTTCTCGCTAGCCCATTTGGCCTGAAAGTGCAGTCGGGTGCGCGCTCGTTTTACTCTCTCTTGAGAATGGTGAATTATAATCTGGATTCATTGACCCTGACGAGAGTGGAGGTGGCACGCGGGAATACTAAATGTGTGTGTTTCATTTACATGTGAATCGTGAGAACCTGGAGCTGTGTGTATATTGAggaaaattaactaaaaaatattagtcgcGGGATTTTCCTGTTTCACGCcgcaaaatcttttttatgttgaaccaaattataaaattatttttttagttaatttaagatgaataataaaaacaagggaaaaaattggttagaaaaaatttgggagcaatattttattattttattatgattgTTGTTAATTAAGTGACTttaatgctcaaatagctcaacgggctgagTGGCGCACCTGCGCCCACtcaccacttgctggttttcgggGTTTTCGCATCTTTCCAGCGGCCTTTaaggacaaatgtctggcgtttcaataacaGACTTCCGTGCTGGAAGGCAAAAAAGATCGCCAAATTGGGCCCAACCTCCTCTGCGGCTTTGCATGTTTTTTGGGAtccagtgagctcatagcccacgggaaatgcagagcagaggaaaaaaattaagattgccagataaaaatataattatttaatttttttgtagatGAATTGCAACAGATATCAAGGATGTCGTTATGCATAATTGGCCTATAATGAGCCAAAATgagaaagcaaaattaattcagagattGACAATAATATTCTCGTCATTTACCCGCTTTAATCGTGCTTAACTattatttcttctcttttttaagATCTGACAATAGTTGGggatataaattttcttcagGGAACATGCAccaaaattgacaatttaaagaCAATTTTAGCGCGTGATAATAAAaccttatattttttaccacgTCAAAATGAAGTTGACACCTTACTCAGCAAAAGAGTAACTCGACtacttatttttatcataacGCTTTGCATTCATGATAATTCAACACCAAAATCCCATTTCAACTGGTCGCGATACTTTTCATTCAGATCAAATTCAGCTGCTTTATAGTCTTCACAAGAGGGTTCTTTCATAAGTTCTCTGCTTCCCCACCTCGGCTTCCAATCGAaccagcaataataattccgACTGCCCTCTGATTAGCGTCACTTAATGACTCTTGGTGGAAATTGATTCAGCCTTGACTGCTTGCATTCCTTTTCATCCAAAGTCCCCTAGCTAGACTGCGAGTTCTTGATCTACCACAATGCAGAGGCGAAAGGAAGAGGAAACGTGTGTCCCTCTCTCGCGCTTCACGCCCCCGAGAGTGGGATTTTACTGTCGTTTTCGGCCCAATTATAGCCTCCGAGCACCCTCTGGCAGAATTGCACCCCTCACGGAAAATCGGGCGGTGGCTTGTCAAAAGGTCAATTCCCACACGCCACTACTTCCTTTTTAATCCTCGCCATATTTCTCTCAGCCAGCAGCAGTGGAGCGGTCGAGAAGAGCGATGGTCTCCTCTTTTTTGGAGCCGAGCGAACAGAGACGCATGGCTTGTTGCGCGcagtctatttttaaattgccgcCACCATGCATAATACACGCTCTCATTGAGCCGCCTGACAGACAGAAAGggtgttatttattttgttttataatcaaatcatattttacGGCCGACGCCTACATCCTCTGAGACGCGCTCTCAATTTAGATCGCGGttcaaactcaattttccaCGCAGTCGGGAGGCGTGTCAGAGTTCATTCCGACCGCATAGAGTGCAGgtcaatatatttatgatgCTATATATCCTTTTATTAGCTGTGTTGCATCCAGATGAAGCCCTGATGTTGAGCAGCAGATTTTTGTCGTTTGGCATCGTTGGAATCTTAATTAAGAGATTTCTTTTTTCCCTCAAAAGCTCCATTTTGTGGAAGGTATTTTAGACCCAAATAGctatttctagaaaaaaaatctggttCATTGGATGCGGTATTAGTTCagttaatctatttatttttaaataagaaaaatataccCAATGCTGGCTCTTAGCTATTTTGTGCTGCGTTGAAACTAGATGACCCGTTTATTGctattagtaaaaaattgaaaataaatatattcccATTAAGCAGTCACTGTTTATGTTCCTCAGGCTTTAGATCAGGCGTATTCTGAGCCAATAAAACAGAAGGTCACATCTCAAGAAGAGAATtgtagtaaatttaaaataactgttCGCTGAAAAAGATCGTCTGGTCTGCATATCACGATTGGAAAGAAAATCAAGTGAagctacattttatttaaactgaaaaattatgacacCGTCGTGTATTTCTACGTACCTTCATTTGCACCTATACAAAAGTGTAAGACTCTTGTTAAACCCCCGGTATACTTTTTCTGCCTCCATTGTATTATATGCtccttttacaaaaattcagctAGATTTTCATCATTGGtggattttttatgaaagtaTTTGCCAAATTGCTTTGTCAAGGTTTTTCAACATTATTGTAGAATTTTTGTAAACTCTAcagaacttaaaaaaattgatataatcggcattaatttaaagttcttAATTTTACTAATGATTGAGGAAACACTGATGATACTCATCATGGGCAGAAGCAGAAACCAAAAGTTGTTGTGCGGGTCCTAATTAAGCCCTCGAAAGGACAATGCCGAGAGCACATATCTAATCGGTCCATCATACAGCTCACTCAAAGCCCACTACAGAG
The nucleotide sequence above comes from Cloeon dipterum chromosome X, ieCloDipt1.1, whole genome shotgun sequence. Encoded proteins:
- the LOC135945397 gene encoding protein LZIC-like; translation: MASYGTEENAQLRERLQAQCDRLCQELNELEEYKDDLNPEEYNECKQDTTEQLKELHETLEKLIAGDMTLVDGFGEIQLSIKEAILKACPSSALKEQRKDKTDLRSRLAALEKDAKNGRITENECHLLKEEILQAIIQSGETITSEEKKFLSQLSAKNSRFVEVTDHSGLSEQAIESASSNLYSFKK
- the LOC135945395 gene encoding hexosaminidase D-like, with the protein product MIDKLGKKCHLFRCRPRIHFTLFAIACVALVLVVYRLSSDQNLIDRENMSGQAFASSNDHSSNYIGEVFLESARRGHLDANYDPSFSVDALGTQRIVHLDLKGAPPRVSYFAELFPLLRRLGATGLLIEYEDMFPYTGVLADVPAFNCYSQADIREIVNLAEKNRLEVIPLVQTFGHLEFLLKLRPHSKLRENYRYPQAICPSHNKTFPLLTAMVDQVLQLHPHTKKLHIGCDEVYQLGDCPRCVSVMGQEHWSKIDLFLSHVSRIAGVVAARGVKPLVWDDELRKATPEQLSSWGLPDLVTPVVWKYTNDVAQYLPPEFWSKLSDAKLTPVYAASAFKGATGADQDVPDILYHLENHRSWAQVASNAQKNYGVQFQGIILTGWQRYDHFAVLCELLPVGIPSLAADLALLAGASGEAMALSKARSMLNCQGSLEMALKYPAAGLRCNYPGSEVLEAVLRLKALKKELAKLQEESTVKGWMTEYNMKHNFSSPTYVEHATAELDRFRAELLYIERDIRSSMASVYDKYTAEEWVKSYIRPIGENLQQVYDARERILSKEDWPRRPLDI